CCATTTCCCATTATGCATCTCAATAAGTATCATAGGAAAAGTGAATCTTGTTTAGTAAAGGCtagtgaagcaaaaaaaaaaaacaaaaggaaaagaaagagaaaaaagtcAAGGAAAATAACACCACCACAACCCCAGACTGCGAAAATACTGCAGTACGAAACAAACTTTTAACCCCTTAATGAATGATGGATGCTTAACTTTTTACTATGGTGGCCAGCCCATGACTATTTAAGTATAGTATTTTTTGTTGTATCTTGTTTAATTGCATTGAAAGCTTTAACTAGGTAAGAAGTTAAACATTTTCTTTCATGGACGAAAACAGGGTGGTTTTGGCATGGAAGAAATCAATGACATGGACACTGCAGCAGACACATTTCCCCCCTGATACAATCTATTTGAATGACATGATACATATAAGTGTAAGTATAATAGCAGTGGACATAGAGACCAATTACGATAAAAACGGATACATACCAAGCAAAATGACAGAAACTAATCATACATATAAACCCATAAAGTATAAGCAAACATAAATTATCATCATGAGCCTACAAATATGCAGTGTATAGAAAATGGAATAAAAGCCCTACGTTTGCATGAACTGTAGCCATCTCCTTGAAACTGCACGCCATTTGCTAGAGGGCATTCACATACTCTTCCACGAAATGTATCCTAGAAGAAAGACAAAAACTCAACCATTAAACCAAAGACATTGGGGAAATAAGggacggaaaaaaaaaagaaaaaaaaatatcttATCAGTACCTTGCATGCAGTAACATTTGCTGCCTTGTCTTGCCAACAACCACCATTGTTATCCAAGCACTCATTTGTTTGAATTTCTGTCATGAATCATGATGCGTATCAATAAATAACATACAGCTACTAACTATATCAAAAAAATTGCCGCCTAGGATCATGATCTCAGAACTTTACCATCAGTCAAGCAAACAGCAGGTTCAGTGGTTTCTTCAAAGCCAGAACAGATGGCCTTCAGTACAGCTCCTTTCTCCAACTTGCCTGTGAACATCATGTCAAGCATGTCAGCACTAGAGAACATTCTTTAAAAATACAATACCATATTACCCCAATGCCTCACAGGCTCCGCATATTGCAGGGGAAGGGGTCAGATGTACACAGTCCCACACTCTTACCCGCCCTGTAGCACTAGGGAAATGAAGAGGTTGTTTTCGGTGACCCATAGTGAAAAACGCACAGTGAATCAAACTGAATGATTGTTAGTTCACAAATAAAATAAATGCAGCAAGTTtaatgagccattttgctttattccatcaaaGTCCAATATGGAAACACAAAACATTATTtaaaacggaaaattcacgtggtaccctgaactttgtcattttgcacgtggtacccaactttttaagtttgtgtacataatACCCTCCAAGTttaattttcatgcacaacaTACCCTTTTTGTCGTTATAAAAAACCTCAATTGCACATAACTCTTACACCGGAATTCAGAATAGGccatttttttttcctaaaatgatgatctcgtcataatctacgatttgagaaaaaaaaattgtcgactgacattttatagggtttatttttaatgaaatctcaaatcaaccatatttTCAATCTTAAATTTCCAAATGACCATTTtcattttatcaatttatagatctcgaaaaggtaatcaatttggaaaaaaaattaattccgatttctggtctatgatttatgttcatttgaaaattttaagaacgataaaaaaggcacgttgtgcttgaaaatcaaatctcaaggatatcatatgcacaaacttaaaaagttggataccacgtataaaatgacaaagttcgagggtaccacgtgaattttccgtttatTTAAATATGTAACTTTAAATGTTGCGAATAAATACCTCGGTACTGACGATTGTTAACCACAAGTGTAGGCAGTATGGTTACATCACCCCTAGTTCCTTTTCCAATCTAAAAAGAATTTCAAACCAAAAGTGGTATTAATTTAATGGATATGTTGTACTTTGTAAACAAgtacggcaaaaaaaaaaaaaaaaaaaaaaaatctagttaacaaaaaaaaaaaaaaaaaaaaaaaaaaaaaaatgtcctATTGCTTACCTGTGCCTCCTGCTCCTCCTTCAAGACAGGATTGTCTTCATCAGCGTCTGGGTCTCCCATGCACTTCTCTATCTTCTTCATGTCAAGTCCTGCAGTTAAGAGCGTCTAAGTTGAGCATTCATGCAAAAATTACCTAACAGAGGCCACTGGCCTCCTCCCCTCCCATTAATAATGTCGTTATTAGTCTTTAGCCAAATGATGTCGACTTCGACTGGTAATTATTCACAATATACTATAGTTTCAAAATCTTACAAGTGATATTAATGGTATAGATGTATCTGCACATGATACATTTACATTAAATTTGTACTCATATATGGAGATATTGATGATGAAAATTGACATCAACTGATCACCAAAGTCAAGTGGCAACAATAAATTTGCGATAGAGATAGTAATGCTTACCCAATGACTTGATTACTCCCTCAGCACACTCCTTATTGTATTTCTTCTCCTTCATAGGACATCTAATCTGAAAATCAGTCACGTAATCCCACCAAACCCAGGGCTTATTTGTCTCATTTGCTACTTTATAAACGCAAAGCTGTCTCAAATTCTCAACTACCACATCTTTACCCTCATAACCTTTGCTGAAATCTTGCTCGGGATCAGGAGCACAGTATCTTCCATGATTGATGCATTGGGACTTGCACTGCTTGCTTATTGTGAATGCCTGAGGGCAGTACCATGTAATATAATGAGGTGTGAATTGGGTATAACCTCCTTTCTCAAGTATCTGACCTGCACCTTTAAATTCCTTCATAAATCCCATCAACATTTCACATTTCACACCACATTCATCGTTGCTAGTTGTCCATAGCTCATATTCTACACGATCATCAGGGTGTGGGACAGCTTCTCTCCAATCGAGATTCACATTGACCATGTCCCCATTGTTAATTGACTTTTTCAGTGTTTCCCCAAAACTCTTTTCAATAAGGGCAGAGGGAATAGTTATGTTCTCGATGTATTTAGCAGAAGTACTATCTTCTTCAGGTGTATCCATGGTAATCAATGCTTCCTGGACATCATCTGCAACGAGGACAGCAGCAGCACCTGCTTGCTGGGCATTCCACACCTTCAAAGCAAAAAAACAATCTGGGAACACCAACAGAAATCAATTAATACTCTGCATAATGATTTAAAATCAACCAAGGAAAACATAATAAAGAGAGGGACACCAGCCACAGAAAAGGAGCAAGTTCCCAGACGTTACCACAGCCAATACCACATTTTCGCACCATGTtgctcataaaaaaaaaaaatattccatTATTATATGACGGAAAATTACTGCAGAACACCAGTTAGCTACTACCTTCACATCTAATCAAACCAAATAATCCAAGTAGGAATAGGCACAACAGATTTCAGCAGCTTCACTGACTACTCAAAGCAATCTATTCATTAGTTTAAAAGGCAATAACATATCAATGAATCAAGAATATCAATATGTTCCGGACCACTTTTCCACAAATCATCAGAAAAATGAGAACTATAAACAAATATATACTCTTCGACTTATTCAACTGCAAAAACAATAGCTTCAGCTTAAGTAAGAGTTCAACAAAACCCAGTCAACTTAATTCCACTGACTTGTGCTAACAGACTAGCTACAATTTACACACGAAAACAAAAAATCGCAACTTGATTATTCAACAACCCAGACTGATCATAGAAGTAATACGAAATCACGCTGATATTAACAGCTCATATAGGCATATAACTACATTATTGACCATGTTCAACTCAAAAGATCATCAGTAAACATCTAGTCAACTCCAGTTGACTTACTTCAATCTACCGATCTTACATGCTTAACAGCTCAAACAACTACAATCTTACGCATCGGCGACATTCATACAGCAATCCAACACCAGTAAGTACACTATACAAAAATCAACAAGCTAGTAAGTAGTAACCTTATCCACACAACAAATACCATCACAAACTACAAA
The nucleotide sequence above comes from Silene latifolia isolate original U9 population unplaced genomic scaffold, ASM4854445v1 scaffold_362, whole genome shotgun sequence. Encoded proteins:
- the LOC141639383 gene encoding vacuolar-sorting receptor 3-like, with product MSPRWSNEREKIPKSTLTLLGFVLLAWVCSIESRFVVEKNSLRLTSPDKIKGNYDTAIGNFGIPQYGGTLAGTVVYPKDNKKGCKEFSDFDISFKKKPGALPTFVLLDRGDCFFALKVWNAQQAGAAAVLVADDVQEALITMDTPEEDSTSAKYIENITIPSALIEKSFGETLKKSINNGDMVNVNLDWREAVPHPDDRVEYELWTTSNDECGVKCEMLMGFMKEFKGAGQILEKGGYTQFTPHYITWYCPQAFTISKQCKSQCINHGRYCAPDPEQDFSKGYEGKDVVVENLRQLCVYKVANETNKPWVWWDYVTDFQIRCPMKEKKYNKECAEGVIKSLGLDMKKIEKCMGDPDADEDNPVLKEEQEAQIGKGTRGDVTILPTLVVNNRQYRGKLEKGAVLKAICSGFEETTEPAVCLTDEIQTNECLDNNGGCWQDKAANVTACKDTFRGRVCECPLANGVQFQGDGYSSCKPNGPGKCKINHGGCWHETRLGQTFSACVDHDDGCKCPPGFKGDGVNSCEDIDECKEKKACQCSECNCKNTWGSYDCSCTGNLLYIRDHDTCISKNGSESKSTGTAIWIILLALAMCAGGGYLFYKHRIRQYMDSEIRAIMAQYMPLDSQSEIPNHANDEHA